One genomic segment of Arthrobacter sp. Marseille-P9274 includes these proteins:
- a CDS encoding MFS transporter, producing the protein MAMFVLVVDTSIMNVSISAVVHDIGATVSGLQSTIALEALVSAAFILIGGKIGDLIGRKRAYVIGLVCYALGALAMTLAQTLLPIIIFWALIGGLGASLLLPAMQSLIHGNFEGAAQKRVYALVGASAAIAAAVGPLLGGFITTFLSWRVAFLLEALIIAAVLLGIKLVHDVPFLGPRTLDVVGSVLSIVGMGGIVLGILVWQEGGEAVGALLAVGAVGLGSLAYWLVRRKRQDKALLLDPDLFHSKAFRFGATGQMLQQIALGGTMIVLPIYLQMVLGYNAMQSGLSIAPLSLTMFAVAMLAGKKSGTRRPASFIRWGFLLLMGGLLVLVPIVPRADSGWWLLLPLVIAGGGLGLLVSQLNNYTLSPISDERVSEAASVNSAAGSFGLSFGLAFAGGIMLAALSIIFTSMATSSTVLPPDEQQQVAQVLEEDAQVLSNAQLEELLAGQPEKYQEEIIRINTQARPLALQIALFVPLLAGLAGLATSFRMMRLPDPTPSGTAEGPILG; encoded by the coding sequence ATGGCGATGTTCGTGCTCGTCGTCGACACCTCGATCATGAACGTCTCGATCTCGGCGGTGGTGCACGACATCGGGGCGACCGTCAGCGGCCTCCAGTCGACGATCGCGCTCGAGGCGCTGGTGTCGGCCGCCTTCATCCTGATCGGCGGCAAGATCGGCGACCTGATCGGGCGCAAGCGCGCCTACGTGATCGGGCTTGTCTGCTACGCCCTCGGGGCCCTGGCGATGACGCTGGCCCAGACCCTGCTCCCCATCATCATTTTCTGGGCGCTGATCGGCGGCCTGGGCGCCTCGCTGCTGCTGCCTGCCATGCAGTCCCTCATCCATGGCAACTTCGAGGGTGCGGCGCAGAAAAGGGTCTACGCCCTGGTCGGGGCCTCGGCCGCGATCGCGGCCGCCGTAGGGCCGCTGCTCGGCGGGTTCATCACCACGTTCCTGTCCTGGCGTGTTGCCTTCCTGCTCGAGGCCCTCATCATCGCGGCCGTGCTTTTGGGCATCAAACTGGTCCACGACGTCCCGTTCCTGGGGCCCCGAACGCTGGACGTCGTCGGATCGGTGCTGTCCATCGTGGGCATGGGCGGCATCGTGCTCGGCATCCTCGTCTGGCAGGAGGGCGGCGAGGCAGTCGGCGCGCTCCTGGCCGTGGGGGCCGTCGGTTTGGGCAGCCTGGCGTACTGGCTCGTTCGGCGTAAGCGCCAGGACAAGGCGCTGCTGCTGGACCCGGACCTGTTCCACTCGAAAGCCTTCCGGTTCGGCGCCACGGGGCAAATGCTCCAGCAGATCGCCCTCGGCGGCACCATGATCGTGCTGCCCATCTACCTCCAGATGGTCCTCGGATACAACGCGATGCAGTCGGGGTTGTCGATCGCCCCGCTCTCGCTGACCATGTTCGCGGTCGCCATGCTCGCCGGAAAGAAGAGCGGCACGCGGCGTCCGGCCAGCTTCATCAGATGGGGCTTCCTGCTGCTGATGGGGGGCCTGCTGGTGCTCGTGCCGATCGTGCCGCGCGCGGACTCCGGCTGGTGGCTTCTGCTCCCGCTGGTCATCGCGGGAGGGGGTCTGGGCCTGCTGGTCTCGCAGCTGAACAACTACACCCTCTCGCCGATCTCGGACGAGCGGGTCAGCGAGGCCGCCAGCGTGAACTCGGCCGCCGGCTCATTCGGCCTCTCCTTCGGGCTCGCGTTTGCCGGCGGCATCATGCTGGCGGCACTGTCGATCATCTTCACCTCCATGGCGACCTCCAGCACGGTGCTCCCGCCGGACGAGCAGCAGCAGGTCGCCCAAGTGCTGGAGGAGGACGCCCAAGTGCTGAGCAATGCGCAGCTCGAGGAACTCCTCGCCGGCCAGCCGGAGAAGTACCAAGAGGAGATCATCCGCATCAACACCCAGGCGCGGCCGCTGGCACTCCAAATCGCGCTCTTCGTGCCGCTGCTGGCCGGCCTCGCCGGTTTGGCCACTTCCTTCCGCATGATGCGGCTTCCGGACCCCACGCCCTCCGGCACCGCGGAGGGGCCGATCCTGGGCTGA
- a CDS encoding FUSC family protein encodes MQALGEAALTTAGSVAVVLLLGFAGRLRARRMEPRRGRREAPHPPWPRMLMHAGRYTVAIGAAGSLATLADLGHSYWAMVAAAAPIAAADATRGPVRAVHRTVGTYGGVLLTACLLTVDWSPLQLAVLLAALQFIGEVFVIRHYSVALVFMTPVALLMTEFVAAKPTSVWLQPARWKRPSAPALRRNHRPPIGSFSRRSRTATRLGVPVTAPEAGLGRGSGLPRPGWMLVVLVCRTPHRCTCQATPQEAICPLQT; translated from the coding sequence TTGCAGGCATTGGGGGAGGCGGCCCTCACGACGGCGGGCAGCGTCGCCGTCGTTCTTCTCCTCGGCTTCGCCGGGCGCCTGCGCGCCCGCCGCATGGAACCGCGCCGCGGCCGGCGAGAAGCCCCGCACCCGCCGTGGCCGCGGATGCTCATGCATGCCGGCCGCTACACAGTGGCGATCGGCGCAGCAGGCTCCCTGGCCACACTGGCCGACCTGGGCCACAGCTACTGGGCCATGGTTGCCGCCGCGGCGCCGATCGCCGCTGCCGATGCCACCCGTGGCCCGGTCCGTGCGGTGCACCGCACTGTGGGCACCTACGGCGGCGTGCTCTTGACCGCCTGCCTGCTGACCGTCGACTGGAGCCCGCTGCAGCTGGCCGTCCTGCTCGCCGCGCTGCAGTTCATCGGCGAGGTCTTCGTCATCCGGCACTACAGCGTCGCCCTGGTCTTCATGACCCCGGTGGCCCTGCTGATGACAGAGTTCGTCGCTGCCAAACCGACCAGCGTTTGGTTACAGCCTGCGCGGTGGAAACGACCATCCGCGCCGGCATTGAGGCGGAACCACCGGCCCCCCATCGGTTCCTTCTCTCGCCGGTCGCGGACCGCCACCCGCTTGGGTGTCCCAGTCACTGCACCCGAAGCGGGGCTTGGCCGCGGTTCCGGCCTTCCGCGACCCGGGTGGATGCTGGTTGTATTGGTTTGCAGGACCCCTCACCGGTGCACCTGCCAGGCGACGCCACAGGAGGCGATATGTCCGCTTCAAACATGA
- a CDS encoding RHS repeat-associated core domain-containing protein, translated as MGEPPGTLAPAVTEPLNPGTTESLALSGDDLPPAAGPDGILAGNRKAAQMVSRDLTDTVKLGWNPATGNTVLTGKLLHLEGADRDIDLSWRYNSINDHRPTLSEGTHETALTVGADDSVTYTAADGGTYKFVPKTGGGWTMPAGLNASITAFSATAVTLRFNDSGETNFYQNVNGTFRLTHTGHHYIATADRNVYAYDAYDRLSSITTPNGRQVTYEYQDSGNEESPSKITDQTLGRTILIDYDSDGRIRSLIDADGKETLFTFTNGKLTSLTDARGTRTDLSYGSDGKAAEIDYGANTTARTVHTLTPVNATTSHLTDGDNRTTVFTFNAARQVTQVTDPLGHTSKKTYNNHDDVLTDLDALGNLTTSTYNPNNTLKNVTSPAGATGGTGKQVSYTYPAATAGEAWLEYQPLTAVDSENNTTSFTYDSVTQRPYQTLTPFGQGGTLVNRYQGDAAGTSCGALRGQLCKTIDGKGNTTSITYDATRNPVTITRPSPLGAVTNTFDAAGRIATSKDGKNQTAVYAYDGIDRLEQIRYSATCALADCVTYTYDANGNLTDRTDAAGTTTVAYDAQNRPTSKAVDGVTTSATYDQASNITSYTDPTGTVDYRYDDDDRLIALAEPDGSCPATPVFPNDTKCTGFTYDNNDRRTATRYPNGVKNTTVYDKAARITSITATNTAGTVLAKRAYTYTTHATTARDGALRKTMTDETGAVTTYGYDKMARLTSAAVGTVTDSWTYDANGNRLTASKTGAATVHYAYNAADQLCWTGSTAGTCTAPPAGAALYTYDANGNNTKSGTPTSIWNTFNQMTSHTRSTTALPFTYAGPSNTERTSAGTTTFVNGLLGLTRQTSGTTTTSFVRDPQGTLISMTNSAGTFYYTADALKSTIALTDSTQTKVATYTYDSWGRTTGTGTQAGTNRFQYLGEYKDAATALNKFGARYYDATTGRFTQPDPSGQEANRYAYAECNPVNVSDPSGLQSSYCTALGMASIGVGAVSLASGVGALFATGTILGAPAGLALGLLSAGTAAISLTYAVMQKLSC; from the coding sequence ATGGGGGAACCGCCGGGCACGCTCGCGCCGGCGGTCACGGAGCCGCTGAACCCGGGCACGACCGAGAGTCTGGCACTGTCGGGGGATGATCTGCCGCCGGCCGCCGGGCCGGACGGGATCCTGGCCGGGAACCGCAAGGCCGCGCAGATGGTCTCGCGCGACCTGACGGATACGGTGAAGCTGGGCTGGAACCCGGCCACGGGGAATACCGTGCTGACCGGGAAGCTGCTGCACCTGGAAGGCGCGGACCGGGACATCGATCTGTCCTGGCGGTACAACAGCATCAACGACCACCGACCCACCCTTTCCGAAGGCACCCACGAAACCGCCCTGACGGTCGGGGCCGACGATTCCGTAACCTATACGGCGGCCGACGGCGGCACCTACAAGTTCGTGCCGAAGACCGGCGGCGGGTGGACGATGCCTGCGGGGCTGAATGCCTCGATTACCGCGTTCAGCGCCACCGCCGTGACGCTGCGGTTCAACGACTCCGGGGAAACGAACTTCTACCAGAACGTCAACGGCACCTTCCGGCTCACGCACACCGGGCACCATTACATCGCGACGGCCGACCGCAACGTCTACGCCTACGACGCATACGACCGCCTGTCCAGCATCACCACGCCGAACGGCCGGCAGGTCACCTACGAGTACCAGGACAGCGGCAACGAAGAATCCCCCTCGAAGATCACCGACCAGACCCTGGGCCGGACTATCCTGATCGACTACGACAGCGACGGACGGATCAGGTCCCTCATCGATGCCGACGGCAAGGAGACCCTCTTCACCTTCACCAACGGGAAGCTGACCTCCCTCACTGATGCCCGCGGCACCAGGACGGACCTGTCCTACGGCAGCGACGGGAAGGCCGCCGAAATCGACTACGGCGCCAACACCACCGCCCGCACCGTGCACACCCTCACCCCGGTCAATGCCACCACCTCGCACCTGACCGACGGGGATAACCGGACCACCGTGTTCACGTTCAACGCGGCAAGGCAGGTCACCCAGGTCACCGACCCCCTCGGCCACACATCCAAAAAGACCTACAACAACCACGATGATGTGCTCACCGACCTCGACGCGCTCGGGAACCTGACTACCTCGACCTACAACCCGAACAACACGCTCAAGAACGTGACCTCCCCCGCCGGGGCGACCGGCGGCACCGGCAAGCAAGTCTCCTACACCTACCCTGCCGCCACGGCGGGCGAGGCGTGGCTGGAATACCAGCCGCTGACCGCAGTGGACAGCGAAAACAACACCACCAGCTTCACCTACGACAGTGTCACGCAGCGGCCGTATCAGACATTGACGCCGTTCGGGCAGGGCGGCACCCTGGTCAACCGGTACCAGGGCGACGCTGCCGGCACCAGCTGCGGGGCGCTGCGCGGCCAGCTCTGCAAGACCATCGATGGGAAGGGCAACACCACCTCCATCACCTACGACGCCACCCGGAACCCGGTCACCATCACCCGGCCCTCCCCGCTCGGCGCGGTGACGAACACGTTCGATGCCGCCGGCCGGATCGCGACCAGCAAGGACGGGAAGAACCAGACCGCCGTCTACGCCTACGATGGGATCGACCGGCTGGAGCAGATCCGCTACAGCGCCACCTGCGCCCTCGCGGACTGCGTCACCTACACCTACGACGCCAACGGCAACCTTACGGACCGCACCGATGCCGCCGGCACCACCACCGTGGCCTACGACGCGCAGAACCGGCCCACCTCCAAGGCCGTCGACGGGGTGACGACCTCGGCGACTTATGATCAGGCGTCGAACATCACCAGCTACACCGACCCCACAGGGACCGTGGACTACCGGTACGACGATGATGACCGACTGATCGCCCTCGCCGAGCCCGACGGGTCCTGCCCGGCGACCCCGGTGTTCCCGAACGACACGAAGTGCACCGGCTTCACCTACGACAACAATGACCGGCGAACCGCCACCCGCTACCCGAACGGGGTGAAGAACACCACCGTCTATGACAAGGCCGCAAGGATCACCTCGATCACCGCGACCAACACCGCCGGCACCGTACTGGCCAAGCGCGCCTACACCTACACCACCCACGCCACCACGGCGCGGGACGGGGCGCTGCGCAAGACCATGACCGACGAAACCGGCGCGGTCACCACCTACGGCTACGACAAAATGGCCCGCCTGACCTCCGCCGCCGTCGGGACCGTCACGGACTCCTGGACCTACGACGCGAACGGCAACCGGCTCACCGCATCCAAGACCGGCGCTGCCACAGTGCATTACGCCTACAACGCCGCCGACCAGCTCTGCTGGACCGGCAGCACCGCCGGAACCTGCACCGCACCCCCGGCCGGGGCCGCCCTCTACACGTACGATGCGAACGGTAACAACACCAAATCCGGGACCCCGACCAGCATCTGGAACACCTTCAACCAGATGACCTCGCACACCCGCTCCACCACCGCTCTCCCGTTCACCTACGCCGGACCGTCCAACACCGAACGCACCAGCGCAGGAACCACCACCTTCGTCAACGGGCTGCTCGGCCTCACCCGGCAGACCAGCGGCACCACCACCACCTCATTCGTCCGCGACCCGCAGGGAACGCTGATCAGCATGACCAACAGCGCCGGCACCTTCTACTACACCGCCGACGCCCTCAAATCCACCATCGCCCTGACCGACAGCACCCAAACCAAGGTAGCCACCTACACCTACGACTCCTGGGGCCGCACCACCGGCACCGGCACACAGGCAGGCACCAACCGCTTCCAATACCTCGGCGAATACAAAGACGCAGCCACCGCACTCAACAAATTCGGCGCCCGCTACTACGACGCCACCACCGGCCGCTTCACCCAACCCGACCCCTCAGGACAAGAGGCCAACCGCTACGCATATGCTGAATGCAACCCAGTGAATGTGTCCGACCCGAGCGGCTTACAGAGCAGCTACTGCACAGCCCTGGGCATGGCCTCAATCGGAGTCGGCGCCGTTTCGCTCGCTTCCGGCGTGGGTGCGCTGTTCGCCACTGGAACGATACTAGGGGCTCCTGCGGGCCTAGCTCTAGGGCTACTATCTGCGGGAACGGCGGCTATAAGCCTTACTTACGCAGTTATGCAGAAATTATCCTGCTGA
- the istA gene encoding IS21 family transposase, whose product MESRVELFAQIRRDSRVEELSVRALALRYRVHRRTVRQALESATPPERKPRQGVSWRLEPFKAAIDAMLIEDTTAPRKQRHTARRILARLIEEHGAQELSYSTVRDYVRVRRAQIDVEAGRRVEAFVPQEHAPGAEAEVDFGEVWVVLNGVKTKCYMFIFRLSHSGKAIHRIYPTQAQEAFLEGHIEAFNELGGVPVKHIRYDNLTSAVSAVVFGQGRQRRENDRWMLFRSHYGFDAFYCQPGIAGAHEKGGVEGEVGWFRRNRLSPMPVAVSLDELNDRIRGWEALDEARRINDRIRTIGQDFGTERPFLAPLPAEAFDPGLVLNPRVDRSSMITVRMVKYSVPARLIGRRVRVSLRASELVVFDGRTVVARHQRVAARSGQSVELDHYLEVLKIKPGALPGSTALARARESGAFTSAHEAFWAASRRVNGDADGTRELIDVLLLHRSMDAADIQAGITAALGVGAVSADVVAVEARRHAASAPSGGAGPGRHPAAHADVKVQRVVSLTQRRLMDPAAVIAGLPPDTRPVPSIGAYDELLLKRTEHSAGTVSKENIS is encoded by the coding sequence ATGGAGTCGAGAGTGGAGTTGTTCGCGCAGATTCGAAGGGATTCCCGGGTTGAGGAGCTGTCGGTTCGCGCGCTGGCCCTCCGGTACCGGGTTCACAGAAGAACGGTGCGGCAGGCTCTGGAATCAGCTACCCCTCCGGAACGTAAGCCGAGGCAGGGGGTGTCCTGGCGGCTGGAGCCGTTCAAGGCCGCGATCGACGCGATGCTGATCGAGGACACTACGGCGCCGCGGAAGCAGCGTCATACCGCGCGCAGGATCCTGGCCCGGCTGATCGAGGAGCACGGAGCGCAGGAGCTGTCCTATTCGACGGTGCGGGACTACGTGCGGGTCCGCCGGGCACAGATTGATGTGGAGGCCGGACGCCGAGTCGAGGCGTTCGTCCCGCAGGAGCACGCGCCCGGCGCGGAGGCCGAGGTGGACTTCGGTGAGGTCTGGGTCGTGCTGAACGGGGTGAAGACCAAGTGCTATATGTTCATCTTCCGGTTGTCGCACTCGGGCAAGGCCATTCACCGGATCTATCCAACGCAGGCGCAGGAAGCCTTTCTGGAAGGCCATATCGAGGCGTTCAACGAGCTCGGCGGCGTGCCGGTCAAACACATCCGCTATGACAATCTGACCAGCGCGGTCTCGGCTGTGGTGTTCGGGCAGGGCCGGCAGCGCAGGGAGAACGACCGGTGGATGTTGTTCCGCTCGCACTACGGCTTCGATGCCTTCTACTGCCAGCCCGGCATCGCCGGTGCGCATGAGAAAGGCGGGGTCGAGGGCGAGGTGGGCTGGTTCCGACGCAACCGGCTCTCCCCGATGCCTGTCGCCGTGTCCCTGGATGAGCTCAACGACCGCATCCGCGGTTGGGAGGCCTTGGACGAGGCCCGACGGATCAATGACCGGATCCGCACCATCGGCCAGGACTTCGGAACCGAACGGCCGTTCCTGGCACCGTTGCCGGCCGAAGCTTTCGATCCCGGACTGGTGCTGAACCCGCGGGTGGATCGGTCTTCGATGATCACGGTGCGGATGGTGAAGTACTCCGTCCCGGCCCGGCTCATTGGCCGCAGGGTCCGGGTCTCGCTGCGGGCATCCGAACTCGTGGTCTTCGACGGCCGAACCGTGGTTGCCCGGCATCAGCGGGTTGCCGCGCGGTCCGGGCAATCGGTCGAGCTGGATCACTACCTGGAGGTCCTGAAAATCAAACCCGGCGCCCTGCCCGGGTCCACTGCTCTGGCCCGGGCCCGTGAATCCGGGGCGTTCACCAGTGCGCATGAGGCGTTCTGGGCCGCCTCCCGCCGGGTCAACGGCGACGCCGACGGGACACGGGAACTCATCGACGTCCTGCTGCTGCACCGGTCCATGGACGCCGCGGACATCCAGGCAGGGATCACCGCGGCGCTGGGCGTGGGCGCTGTCAGTGCCGACGTCGTCGCCGTCGAAGCCCGAAGGCACGCCGCCAGCGCGCCGTCGGGTGGGGCCGGTCCGGGCCGTCATCCCGCTGCTCATGCTGACGTGAAAGTGCAACGGGTTGTCAGTCTCACCCAGCGCCGGCTCATGGACCCCGCCGCCGTCATCGCCGGGCTCCCGCCCGACACCCGGCCCGTTCCCTCGATCGGCGCCTACGACGAACTGCTGCTCAAACGCACTGAGCACTCCGCTGGAACCGTGTCGAAGGAGAACATCTCATGA
- a CDS encoding VOC family protein gives MAIKFENVGIAVRDLEATISFFTDLGLTVVGRDTVSGEWTDTAVGLDGNHANIAMLQTPDGHGRLELFEYIHPEAIETEPTRPNEIGMHRVAFSVDDIDTALEIAARHGCRPLRGVATYQDIYKLTYVRGPSGIIVMLAEELKKD, from the coding sequence ATGGCCATCAAATTTGAGAACGTCGGCATCGCCGTCCGCGACCTCGAAGCAACGATCTCCTTTTTCACCGACCTCGGTCTCACGGTCGTCGGCCGTGACACGGTCAGTGGCGAATGGACCGACACCGCCGTCGGCCTTGACGGCAACCACGCCAACATAGCGATGCTCCAAACGCCAGACGGTCACGGACGCCTTGAGCTCTTCGAATACATCCACCCCGAAGCGATCGAGACGGAGCCCACCCGTCCCAATGAGATTGGCATGCACCGCGTTGCCTTCTCAGTCGACGACATCGACACAGCCCTGGAGATAGCCGCGCGGCACGGCTGCCGTCCGCTTCGCGGCGTCGCGACCTACCAGGACATCTACAAGCTCACCTACGTCCGCGGTCCCAGCGGCATCATCGTGATGCTCGCCGAGGAACTCAAGAAAGACTGA
- the istB gene encoding IS21-like element helper ATPase IstB, which yields MSPTAPATTITPTLRRRRGLTEQAAVAAVDQACRRLRLPTIRAVLDEALTAAGKEQLSYQGFLAELLLAECDDRDRRSSIRRVKAAGFPRDKWLGDFDFAANPNINPATVHTLATGDWIRKGAPLCLIGDSGTGKSHLLIGLGTAAAEKGYRVKYTLATRLVNELVEAADEKVLAKTIARYGRVDLLCIDELGYMELDRRGAELLFQVLTEREEKNSIAIASNESFSGWTKTFTDPRLCAAIVDRLTFNGAIIETGTDSYRLARTIAQHTSS from the coding sequence ATGAGCCCCACCGCCCCGGCCACGACCATCACCCCGACGCTGCGCCGGCGCCGGGGCCTGACCGAGCAGGCCGCGGTCGCGGCCGTGGACCAGGCCTGCCGGCGTCTGCGCCTGCCCACCATCCGGGCGGTCCTGGACGAAGCCCTGACCGCCGCAGGGAAGGAACAGCTCTCCTATCAGGGATTCCTGGCCGAACTGCTGCTCGCCGAGTGCGATGACCGGGACCGGCGCTCGTCCATCCGCCGCGTCAAGGCAGCCGGCTTCCCCCGGGATAAGTGGCTGGGAGATTTCGATTTCGCCGCGAACCCGAACATCAACCCCGCGACCGTCCATACCCTGGCCACCGGGGACTGGATCCGCAAAGGCGCACCCCTGTGCCTGATCGGCGACTCAGGAACCGGCAAGTCCCACCTGCTCATCGGGCTCGGCACCGCAGCCGCGGAAAAGGGATACCGGGTCAAATACACCTTGGCCACCCGGCTCGTGAACGAACTCGTCGAAGCCGCCGACGAGAAAGTCTTGGCCAAGACCATCGCCCGTTACGGGCGCGTGGACCTGCTGTGTATTGATGAGCTTGGCTATATGGAACTGGACCGCCGCGGCGCCGAGCTGCTGTTCCAGGTCCTGACCGAACGTGAGGAGAAGAACTCCATTGCGATCGCCAGCAACGAATCCTTCTCTGGCTGGACCAAGACCTTCACCGACCCGAGGCTTTGCGCAGCCATCGTGGACCGCCTGACCTTCAACGGCGCCATCATCGAAACCGGCACCGACTCCTACCGCCTCGCCCGCACCATCGCCCAACACACCTCCAGCTAG
- a CDS encoding cytochrome c oxidase assembly protein — MATTVHEAHGHESFGSLETALPVLLLAVIALGYLVLASRRRREPRGWNPWRTRAFLGGAGLLALGLNPQISPFAAGGLSSHMYQHLLIGMYAPIGLVLGAPVTLLLRSLPRRYGKIAGHLLRSLPVHIIAHPVTALVLNLGGLAVLYFTPFYAVAAQAQGPHHLIHLHFLAAGYLFAWVIAGPDPAPRRPSVPARLIVLGVAIAGHAVISQLLYAGLFVQVAAPPEELRQAGELMYYAGDMAELILAFAMVSTWRPESGKRRLSHGQKALPAAPA; from the coding sequence ATGGCTACTACGGTCCATGAAGCCCACGGCCATGAGAGTTTCGGATCGTTAGAAACGGCCCTGCCGGTGCTCCTGCTGGCCGTCATCGCACTGGGCTATCTGGTCCTCGCCTCCAGGCGGAGGCGGGAGCCCCGCGGCTGGAATCCGTGGCGCACGAGGGCATTTCTGGGCGGCGCAGGCCTGCTCGCCCTGGGACTGAACCCCCAGATCTCGCCCTTTGCGGCCGGAGGACTGTCCTCGCACATGTACCAGCACCTGCTGATCGGCATGTACGCGCCCATCGGACTGGTCCTCGGGGCGCCGGTGACACTGCTATTGCGGTCCCTGCCTCGGCGATATGGCAAGATCGCTGGACACCTCCTCAGGTCGCTCCCAGTCCATATCATCGCCCACCCGGTGACAGCACTTGTCCTGAACCTGGGCGGGCTCGCCGTACTCTACTTCACCCCCTTCTACGCCGTGGCCGCGCAGGCCCAGGGCCCGCATCATCTGATCCACCTGCACTTTCTCGCCGCAGGGTACCTCTTCGCCTGGGTGATAGCCGGCCCGGACCCCGCCCCGCGGCGACCCTCCGTCCCGGCCCGGCTTATCGTCCTCGGTGTCGCAATTGCCGGACACGCCGTGATTTCCCAGCTTCTCTACGCCGGCCTATTCGTCCAGGTCGCGGCCCCGCCCGAGGAGCTGCGCCAAGCGGGCGAACTCATGTACTACGCAGGAGACATGGCCGAACTTATCCTGGCCTTCGCCATGGTCTCCACTTGGCGCCCTGAATCCGGCAAGAGGCGGCTCTCCCACGGACAGAAAGCGCTGCCGGCCGCTCCTGCCTAA
- a CDS encoding SRPBCC family protein, protein MAKSGEKAVGGVTTGLISLGEEVVWRAWHFGFPIRMTSRITAMEAPDYFVDEQVKGPFRRFRHVHEFLVEGEETVMIDRIEFTAPFGPIGRIVEKLFLARYLRHLIDTRNRYLTAHDPS, encoded by the coding sequence ATGGCAAAGTCCGGAGAGAAAGCAGTTGGGGGTGTAACGACAGGATTGATCTCGTTGGGTGAGGAGGTCGTGTGGCGGGCATGGCACTTCGGGTTTCCTATCCGTATGACCAGTCGGATTACCGCGATGGAGGCCCCGGACTATTTCGTCGATGAACAGGTCAAGGGGCCATTCCGGCGCTTCCGTCATGTTCACGAGTTCCTGGTCGAAGGTGAAGAAACCGTGATGATTGACCGCATCGAGTTCACCGCACCATTTGGTCCCATCGGACGTATCGTCGAGAAGTTATTCCTTGCTCGATATCTTCGACACCTGATCGACACCCGAAACCGATACCTGACCGCTCATGACCCCTCCTAA
- a CDS encoding phosphoribosyltransferase family protein, translating to MPSDISTDLQSRLAELFEWKINPQTGSEYFNLFAWWREPEVVAGIGDLLAKPFRDSTPTIVIGPSASGYLTGALTAASLGVGFCPIRKDPSPSFDSDPWITVTSPPDYQDRHLEFGLPKGLIRSSDRVLAVDDLIDTGGQLLALQKLVEDIGAEWIGASVLIDNLRENHPRRQLNLRSVFHIRDL from the coding sequence ATGCCTTCGGACATTTCTACCGACCTTCAATCCCGTTTGGCTGAACTGTTTGAATGGAAGATCAATCCTCAGACCGGCAGCGAGTACTTTAATCTGTTCGCTTGGTGGCGAGAGCCGGAAGTCGTCGCAGGAATCGGTGATCTGCTGGCCAAGCCCTTCCGCGACAGCACGCCAACCATTGTCATAGGCCCTTCCGCCAGCGGGTACCTCACAGGGGCGTTAACGGCGGCAAGCCTCGGCGTTGGCTTCTGTCCCATTCGCAAAGACCCCTCGCCGTCCTTCGACAGCGACCCCTGGATCACTGTCACTAGCCCGCCGGACTACCAAGACCGGCATCTCGAGTTCGGCTTGCCTAAAGGTCTTATCCGATCCAGTGACCGGGTCCTCGCGGTGGACGACCTCATCGATACGGGCGGACAGCTTCTGGCCCTGCAGAAACTCGTCGAGGACATCGGCGCCGAATGGATCGGAGCATCGGTTTTGATCGACAACCTCAGGGAGAACCATCCGCGACGGCAGCTGAACCTGAGAAGCGTTTTTCACATACGCGATCTGTAA
- a CDS encoding DUF2243 domain-containing protein: protein MKGIGLPGTILGIGLGGFVDGILLHQILQWHHMLTSADTANIDIGSFPATTVHGLQMNTLWDGFFHTVTWLAVLIGLGILYSRITGSRGRIWSSSVLWGWILLGWGVFNVVEGIMDHHILGIHHVISGEYQTLADILFLIFGALLIIGGWLMQRSGRTVDLSAAAEPRRSSAG from the coding sequence ATGAAAGGAATCGGACTTCCCGGCACGATACTTGGTATCGGACTGGGCGGATTCGTTGACGGCATCCTGCTGCACCAGATCCTGCAGTGGCACCACATGCTCACCAGCGCCGACACAGCCAACATCGACATCGGCTCCTTCCCCGCAACCACCGTCCACGGCCTGCAGATGAACACCCTCTGGGACGGGTTCTTTCACACCGTCACCTGGCTGGCTGTGCTGATCGGACTCGGCATCCTGTATTCCCGCATCACCGGGTCCCGCGGACGCATCTGGAGTTCGAGCGTGCTCTGGGGATGGATCCTGCTGGGATGGGGGGTCTTCAACGTGGTCGAGGGAATCATGGACCACCACATTCTAGGTATCCACCACGTCATCAGCGGCGAATATCAAACACTGGCAGACATCCTTTTCCTCATCTTCGGCGCCCTGCTGATCATCGGCGGCTGGCTCATGCAGCGCTCCGGCCGAACGGTGGACCTCAGCGCCGCGGCTGAACCCCGGAGGTCTTCCGCAGGATGA